The Solanum pennellii chromosome 11, SPENNV200 sequence tgtttatggGTAAAaaggaagggggggggggataaaaAGGGGATGAATAGGGAAAAATCAAAGGGGATTCAGTTTGGGGTTTAATTGTGTTTGAACCCTGAACGGTAGGGTTGAACCGGGTTTAGTAGGGACTAATGGTGGGTTAGTCAAGGGAATAAAAAATGCCCCACTTTCGTCACAGCGAGGGCCTTAAAACTGCCATTTTACTAATGGATGGCAAAAGTGCTTGTTGAATAGCTGGACAATTTTGGCCCTGTTCTGTTGAAGTAATCAGAAGGAAATTGAGGTAGAGTAACCAAAAGTTCAGTTTGATGAGCTGATGTGCTCTAGAAGCAAGAGCAAATGATGGTAAGTGCTTATTGAAGGCATCATTATTAAAAAGATGTATTTATTAAAGGCAATCGCAGAAACTTTCTGGAAGTGTACGAGGCAATAAAGGTGAAGTGTCTATCTCTCCTTAATGCCCAAAGTTATCCAATATCTATAGTAGTGATAGGAGGCAAGTTGAACCTTTGACATGCAGCCAACTGCCAAGTGTACTACTGTTATTCCCAAAAGAAAAAGCATCCTTCTTTTGATGCTATATGATGTTGCTTTGTTGTACATATAGTCTTCATTGCCTCGCCTCTTTAGGTAGATGGTGGATAGAACCTCATCTGCTCTCTCCCTCTTTCACTTTTACTCTTTTCTGTGTTTTGTCCCTTCATATTTGTTGTTTCACTTTCTTTATGCGTGGGTTtgttgttttttccttttttccttCCAGTTGCAGGTGGTTGAGCATTATTGAGTTGGTTTAGTTGAAAATATTACCAAGTCAATATGTCATGCACTTTCTATTTGCATTCTTATTGTAATTGAAGTCATTGACCTACAAACTGAGTTGTATATCATTCGGCTTGGTGTCTAATTGTTTGTATCCTGGATTCTGCAGTACTATTATGAACCAGTCACTGGGAGTAAATTCCGGTCAAAGACTGAGGTGCTTTATTTTCTGGAAACGGGTGGCAAGCGCAAGAAGGCAATTACTGGAACTACTGGCAGTGGCACTGATGCTACAGTGAGTGAATCAAAACATTAATAATAACGTATCACCTCTATGTTTCAGTCTTCCCTTTGCTACAAAGCAACGTACACCTTCTTACGTGTTTTGATTGTACAATTTCTTTTGCAGCCATCTGAGACTCCCCCAATCAAAAAACAGAAGAAGAGTATCTCGAAAACAAAGAAGGTTACCTCTTTCTACTTTGATTCTGGGAATCCGCCACAGAGCGTGTGCTGGGTTCAAACAGATACTTCCGCAGACACTTGGACACCTTCATGTAATGGCAGCGTGGTTCCTGGAACCCGGAAACAAGAATGGGATGCTGTGTTCTTAAGTGTATCAAAGCTGAAGCGAAGGAACACACAAACAGGGAGATAGGCGGCTCTAATGTGTACTATACACTAACAGTGAACAAACCTTTTTCTGGATCTATCTAGACTAGATAGCATGTCGAATGCCCGCCTGAATTTGCCTTACTTCTTTTGGTTTTAGCTAAGGGGTCTCATAGGTGTTGATAACTTCTTGTTTACTTCTTTTGGTTTTAGCTAAGGGGTCTCATAGGTGTTGATAACTTCTTGTTTTGGCCTCAAGGAATTGGCAAAAGTTGCTTCACCTATATCTGTTCATCATGTAATCTTATGGTATTTTGGAATTAATTAGTTTCAAGACCTTCCGTATTAAGTAAATTACCAATGAATTTGAAGCATTTTAGTAGGATTCACTTAATATTGTTGCAATTGTGAAAATATTGTAGTTATTGAGTACGATGAGGACTTGTGTTACTGTTTGTGAAGTTTGTATCAGATTACATGCTTTTGAGGCGTAGAAGCAATTTTTACTAATTAGGTAGACGATCCACATTACACACCCCTTCAGGTGTGACCTTGAAATC is a genomic window containing:
- the LOC107002913 gene encoding methyl-CpG-binding domain-containing protein 5-like, giving the protein MTEAASVSSIPPATVTGDDFRDDSLPRDPLLQSGTYIDAESNVNTTPNKGVRPNAGNVPDLTPAPAEGTQEIQSIETVAQTVTPLRYGSRSAEVSVERPTWLPESWRFEAKVRTSGATAGTVDRYYYEPVTGSKFRSKTEVLYFLETGGKRKKAITGTTGSGTDATPSETPPIKKQKKSISKTKKVTSFYFDSGNPPQSVCWVQTDTSADTWTPSCNGSVVPGTRKQEWDAVFLSVSKLKRRNTQTGR